In a genomic window of Bradyrhizobium ontarionense:
- a CDS encoding fasciclin domain-containing protein produces the protein MSKRIAYLAAAAFGALALSSTIVAPARAEEKTVMVGGAAMYPSKNIIQNAVNSKDHTTLVAAVKAAGLVQTLEGKGPFTVFAPTNMAFGKLPAGTVEGLVKPENKAVLTKILTYHVVPGRIEASDLKDGQVLKTVEGDQLTVRRDGKHVMILDAKGGTSMVTISNVNQSNGVIHVIDSVLMPAS, from the coding sequence ATGTCCAAGCGCATTGCCTATCTCGCTGCCGCCGCTTTCGGCGCGCTCGCGCTGTCCTCGACCATCGTTGCGCCGGCGCGCGCCGAGGAGAAGACCGTGATGGTCGGAGGCGCGGCGATGTATCCGTCGAAGAACATCATCCAGAACGCCGTCAATTCCAAGGATCACACCACGCTGGTCGCCGCGGTGAAGGCCGCCGGCCTGGTGCAGACGCTGGAAGGCAAGGGCCCGTTCACGGTGTTCGCGCCGACCAACATGGCGTTCGGCAAGCTGCCGGCCGGCACCGTCGAGGGTCTCGTCAAGCCGGAGAACAAGGCTGTCCTGACCAAGATCCTCACCTATCACGTGGTGCCCGGCAGGATTGAGGCATCCGATCTGAAGGATGGTCAGGTCCTGAAGACGGTCGAGGGCGACCAGCTCACGGTCCGGCGCGACGGCAAGCACGTGATGATCCTCGATGCCAAGGGCGGCACGTCGATGGTCACGATCTCCAACGTCAACCAGTCGAACGGCGTCATCCACGTGATCGACAGCGTGCTGATGCCCGCGTCGTAA
- the leuB gene encoding 3-isopropylmalate dehydrogenase: MATHKLLLLPGDGIGPEVMAEVKRLIGWLNAKGLASFETEEGLVGGSAYDAHGASISEADMAKAKAADAIIFGAVGGPKWDGVPYEVRPEAGLLRLRKDLGLFANLRPAVCYPALADASSLKREIVEGLDIMIVRELTGGVYFGEPKTITDLGNGQKRAVDTQVYDTYEIERIARVAFDLARKRRNKVTSMEKRNVMKSGVLWNEVVTAVHNREYKDVTLEHQLADSGGMNLVKYPKMFDVIVTDNLFGDMLSDIAAMLTGSLGMLPSASLGEVDAKTHKRRALYEPVHGSAPDIAGKGLANPIAMLTSFGMALRYSFDLGALADKLDAAIAAVLASGLRTADIKAEGTTPASTTQMGEAIIKELEKLTA, translated from the coding sequence ATGGCGACCCACAAGCTCCTTCTGCTGCCCGGCGACGGCATCGGCCCCGAGGTGATGGCGGAGGTGAAGCGGCTGATCGGCTGGCTGAACGCCAAGGGTCTCGCGTCGTTCGAGACCGAAGAGGGCCTGGTCGGCGGTTCCGCCTATGACGCCCATGGTGCGTCGATCTCCGAGGCCGACATGGCCAAGGCCAAGGCCGCCGACGCCATCATCTTCGGCGCCGTCGGCGGCCCGAAATGGGATGGCGTTCCCTACGAGGTCCGCCCCGAGGCCGGCCTGCTGCGCCTGCGCAAGGATCTCGGCCTGTTCGCCAATCTGCGGCCCGCGGTGTGCTACCCGGCGCTGGCCGATGCCTCGAGCCTGAAGCGCGAGATCGTCGAGGGGCTCGACATCATGATCGTGCGCGAGCTCACCGGCGGCGTGTATTTCGGCGAGCCCAAGACCATCACCGATCTCGGCAACGGCCAGAAGCGCGCCGTCGACACCCAGGTCTACGACACCTACGAGATCGAGCGCATTGCCCGCGTCGCCTTCGACCTCGCGCGCAAGCGCCGCAACAAGGTGACGTCGATGGAGAAGCGCAACGTCATGAAGTCTGGCGTGCTCTGGAACGAGGTCGTCACGGCGGTCCACAATCGCGAGTACAAGGACGTCACGCTCGAGCACCAGCTCGCCGATTCCGGCGGCATGAACCTGGTCAAATATCCGAAGATGTTCGACGTCATCGTCACCGACAACCTGTTCGGCGATATGCTGTCGGACATCGCGGCGATGCTGACCGGGTCGCTCGGCATGCTGCCCTCGGCCTCGCTCGGCGAGGTCGACGCCAAGACCCACAAGCGTCGCGCGCTGTACGAGCCGGTGCACGGCTCGGCGCCGGACATTGCGGGCAAGGGCCTCGCCAACCCGATCGCGATGCTGACCTCGTTCGGCATGGCGCTGCGCTATTCGTTCGACTTGGGCGCCCTCGCCGACAAGCTCGACGCCGCGATTGCCGCCGTGCTGGCCTCTGGCCTTCGCACCGCCGACATCAAGGCCGAGGGCACGACGCCGGCGTCGACCACGCAGATGGGCGAGGCGATCATCAAGGAGCTGGAGAAGCTCACGGCGTAG
- a CDS encoding CHAT domain-containing protein, which yields MTFAAAQAVEHNDLTAVLAVRELPQNGGRVVRLLLPLKMQTKFGTRLLFDGNKPVEGPFVRCRTTGCVADYSASPDVAARLVAGGVLTAQAINVDGKPLNFKFALTDYGETQRGKPSSWAAIPKQRQQQLQDLVVSSGPEQAIRPAKTAVAYIPWIKSCRQDADPSPHRTCFTGMDVRDRAGEPLAAAVLIEPSINGEPALRITLPLNVGLRSGVKLAFDGVAYGNAPFVICLPNGCMADFGATAALLGKLTTSRSMELQASPSDGFTSSVQLPLDTFAGVHDRPALEPPAAQRLQQKLRAEAIATLANAQAKGARGELIVAAVPFAPPAPGPAVASAPTPASPPAPSRDEALVRAAHQRGEALQQQAKLGEAGQQFRIAIEAAERAWGSNSPKLAPELSGLATVLRRAGQHAEAETLLLRALALPGLGDADLGGVHSDLVAVYYRQERKVEAMDHALKALALLERTLDPNSKQLASAIADVGTLLSRNSRIAEAVTMLERALAIYEKNPENSTRFAQVLVNLANNYEYSGRRDDARKLLERTVAMLEKNPSLQARDQLSSSIGTLGDMSERDKRYDDAADQYKKVLAIREETFGATHPQLVLPLRTLGRVEGIQNRYEPAKAYYDRALAIELATFGEGHPDVALILNALAQLENKRGDARASLDYYRRATSAVLARSKTAVPGALTATGQANDLGTYYFRRHVAALSQSGDDGGDAAARQAEAFEIAQRANESSAGAAVQLMGARARVGDPALAALIRRRQDLAAAREQKASKLISLATTAQTADEKAALEVLRQEKDATERELAGIADKINRGFPAYAQLANPEPLNYRDVQQLLGADEAFVFWLVGADRVDIFALTRDQFVWKTTEITSKQLEDKITTFRTGLDIAAVRDSVLDGHARLFDLAVAHDLYRLLLDPVAPLLQGKRQLLAVPDRALTALPLHLLVSAPPPIATPELKDVTTYRDAHWLVKDYAVTVLPSVRSLEILGGAPPSSAQRKPLIGFADPVFDPAERARAIADQQAAAKLAKVSRAYSEFWQGAGIDRDRLAQSLPTLLDTAAEVRAVARSVGARDSDIMTGAEATETNVKQKPLADYRIIYFATHGLVAGDIKGIGEPALALSLPAKPSETDDGLLTASEVAQLKLDADWVVLSACNTVAGGKPGAEALSGLARAFFYAGARALLVSHWSVESAAATRLSTSTFKTLQADGRIGRSEALRRAMLDYMADTSDPLNAYPGMWGPFAIIGDGRALQPAARR from the coding sequence GTGACCTTCGCGGCGGCCCAGGCCGTCGAGCACAACGATCTGACCGCCGTGCTGGCGGTGCGGGAGCTGCCTCAGAACGGCGGCCGCGTCGTCAGGCTGCTGCTGCCGCTCAAAATGCAGACGAAGTTCGGCACCCGGCTGCTCTTCGATGGCAACAAACCCGTCGAAGGTCCGTTTGTGCGCTGCCGCACGACAGGGTGCGTTGCCGACTACTCCGCATCTCCCGATGTTGCAGCCCGGCTCGTCGCCGGAGGCGTCCTGACCGCACAGGCCATCAACGTCGACGGCAAGCCGCTCAATTTCAAGTTCGCACTGACGGACTACGGCGAGACGCAACGCGGCAAGCCGTCGAGCTGGGCGGCGATACCCAAGCAGAGGCAACAGCAGCTCCAGGACCTCGTCGTTTCCTCCGGCCCGGAGCAAGCGATACGACCGGCCAAGACCGCGGTGGCCTACATTCCCTGGATCAAGAGCTGCCGGCAGGATGCCGATCCGTCTCCGCACCGCACCTGCTTCACCGGAATGGACGTGCGGGACCGGGCGGGCGAACCACTCGCCGCGGCTGTCCTCATCGAGCCGAGCATAAATGGCGAGCCAGCTCTCCGGATCACCCTGCCACTCAACGTCGGCCTCAGATCGGGTGTGAAGCTCGCCTTCGATGGCGTGGCCTACGGCAATGCGCCGTTCGTCATCTGCCTGCCGAACGGCTGCATGGCGGACTTCGGCGCGACCGCAGCCTTGCTCGGCAAGCTGACGACGAGCCGTTCCATGGAGCTTCAGGCGTCACCGTCCGATGGCTTCACGTCCTCCGTGCAGTTGCCTCTCGACACGTTCGCCGGCGTTCATGATCGCCCAGCGCTGGAGCCGCCGGCCGCTCAGCGGCTTCAACAAAAGTTGCGCGCCGAGGCGATCGCGACGCTCGCCAATGCGCAGGCGAAAGGCGCCAGGGGCGAGCTGATCGTCGCAGCAGTGCCCTTCGCTCCGCCGGCGCCCGGCCCCGCCGTCGCATCGGCGCCGACGCCCGCCAGCCCACCGGCCCCGTCACGCGACGAAGCCCTGGTCCGTGCCGCCCATCAGAGGGGGGAAGCGCTGCAGCAACAAGCCAAGCTGGGCGAAGCCGGGCAGCAGTTTCGCATCGCGATCGAGGCCGCGGAAAGAGCTTGGGGCAGCAATTCGCCAAAACTCGCGCCCGAGCTGTCCGGTCTGGCCACCGTGCTGCGCCGCGCCGGCCAGCATGCCGAAGCCGAGACATTGTTGTTGCGTGCTCTGGCGCTTCCCGGGCTTGGCGACGCCGACCTCGGCGGCGTGCACAGTGACCTTGTCGCCGTCTACTACCGACAGGAGCGCAAGGTGGAGGCCATGGACCACGCGCTCAAGGCGCTGGCCCTGCTCGAACGCACGCTCGATCCAAACAGCAAGCAGCTGGCCTCGGCGATCGCAGATGTCGGAACGCTGCTGTCGCGCAATTCGCGCATCGCGGAGGCCGTCACGATGCTCGAACGGGCGCTCGCGATCTACGAGAAGAATCCCGAGAACAGCACGCGCTTCGCCCAGGTCCTCGTCAACCTCGCCAACAATTACGAATATTCCGGTCGACGCGATGATGCGCGAAAACTGCTCGAGCGCACCGTTGCCATGCTGGAAAAAAATCCGTCGCTGCAGGCACGCGATCAACTTTCGTCCTCCATCGGGACACTCGGCGACATGTCCGAGCGCGACAAGCGCTATGACGACGCGGCCGACCAGTACAAGAAGGTGCTGGCGATTCGCGAGGAGACCTTCGGCGCCACCCATCCGCAGCTCGTGCTGCCGCTGCGCACCCTCGGCAGGGTCGAAGGCATCCAGAACAGATACGAGCCGGCGAAGGCCTACTACGATCGCGCCCTGGCGATCGAGCTTGCCACCTTCGGCGAGGGCCATCCCGACGTTGCTCTCATTCTGAATGCGCTGGCGCAACTGGAAAACAAGCGCGGCGATGCACGTGCATCGCTGGACTATTATCGCCGGGCGACAAGCGCCGTTCTGGCCCGGTCGAAGACCGCCGTTCCAGGCGCACTGACGGCTACCGGCCAGGCGAACGATCTCGGGACCTATTACTTCAGGCGGCACGTGGCGGCGCTGTCCCAGAGCGGGGATGACGGCGGTGACGCGGCGGCGCGGCAGGCCGAGGCCTTCGAGATTGCGCAGCGCGCCAACGAATCCTCCGCCGGCGCGGCCGTGCAGTTGATGGGCGCACGCGCGCGGGTCGGCGACCCGGCGCTGGCGGCATTGATCCGCCGGCGCCAGGACCTTGCCGCCGCCCGCGAACAAAAGGCGTCGAAGCTGATCTCGCTTGCAACGACGGCACAAACGGCGGACGAAAAGGCGGCTCTCGAGGTCCTGCGGCAGGAAAAGGATGCAACGGAGCGAGAACTGGCGGGAATTGCCGACAAGATCAACCGCGGTTTCCCCGCCTATGCCCAATTGGCCAACCCGGAGCCGCTCAACTATCGCGATGTGCAGCAGCTGCTCGGCGCCGACGAGGCGTTCGTGTTCTGGCTGGTCGGAGCGGACCGTGTCGACATCTTCGCGCTCACGCGCGATCAGTTCGTCTGGAAGACGACCGAGATCACCTCCAAGCAGCTCGAGGACAAGATCACCACGTTTCGGACCGGGCTCGATATCGCGGCGGTGCGGGACTCGGTGCTCGACGGGCATGCCAGACTCTTCGACCTCGCCGTCGCCCACGACCTTTACCGGCTGCTTCTCGATCCGGTGGCCCCGCTGCTGCAGGGAAAGCGGCAGCTGCTGGCGGTTCCGGATCGAGCTCTTACGGCATTGCCACTGCATCTGCTTGTCTCAGCGCCGCCGCCGATCGCCACGCCGGAGCTGAAGGACGTCACCACCTATCGGGACGCGCACTGGCTGGTGAAGGACTATGCGGTGACCGTGCTTCCGTCGGTTCGCAGCCTCGAAATCCTGGGTGGCGCGCCGCCGAGCAGCGCGCAACGCAAGCCGCTGATCGGCTTCGCCGATCCGGTGTTCGACCCGGCCGAGCGGGCGAGGGCGATCGCCGATCAGCAGGCTGCAGCGAAGCTCGCAAAGGTCAGCCGCGCCTATAGTGAGTTCTGGCAGGGGGCGGGAATTGATCGCGACCGGCTTGCCCAATCGTTGCCGACGCTGCTCGACACCGCTGCGGAGGTGCGGGCTGTCGCGCGCAGTGTCGGCGCACGCGACAGCGACATCATGACCGGCGCCGAGGCGACGGAAACGAACGTCAAGCAGAAGCCCCTGGCGGACTACCGGATCATCTATTTCGCCACCCACGGCCTGGTCGCCGGCGACATCAAGGGCATCGGCGAGCCGGCGCTGGCGCTCTCGCTGCCGGCGAAGCCGAGCGAGACCGACGACGGACTGCTGACCGCGAGCGAAGTGGCCCAGCTCAAGCTCGACGCCGATTGGGTCGTGCTCTCGGCATGCAACACGGTCGCCGGAGGCAAGCCCGGCGCCGAGGCCCTGTCGGGCCTTGCCCGCGCCTTCTTCTATGCCGGAGCCCGGGCGCTGCTGGTCTCGCATTGGAGCGTCGAGTCGGCCGCGGCCACCCGGCTCAGCACATCCACCTTCAAGACGCTGCAGGCCGACGGGCGGATCGGACGATCGGAGGCGCTGCGGCGGGCAATGCTCGACTACATGGCCGACACCAGCGATCCGCTCAACGCCTATCCCGGGATGTGGGGCCCGTTCGCCATCATCGGCGACGGCCGCGCGCTGCAGCCGGCCGCCCGCAGGTGA
- a CDS encoding OmpA family protein, with product MRLGLIIALIAAFSVLSKDVTAQTSSEQTSSENDVMRSLMRHRLARCPIEQGPRCSTSRLSATPLRIHFGSGSSRLDARARAVLAEALAPHLAAAGQPVAIGLYGYADGIGSAAHNDRLSRRRAEAVAEVLTRVHGMSDRAMHIEAFGRRFAKPEISSEDDRVVVVTFTNG from the coding sequence ATGCGGCTGGGATTGATCATAGCCTTGATCGCTGCCTTCTCGGTACTGTCGAAGGACGTCACGGCGCAAACGAGCTCGGAGCAAACGAGCTCGGAGAACGACGTAATGCGCTCGCTGATGCGTCACCGTCTTGCGCGCTGCCCGATCGAGCAGGGCCCGCGCTGCTCGACATCCCGGCTCTCCGCGACGCCGCTTCGGATTCATTTCGGCTCCGGGTCGTCCCGGCTCGATGCACGCGCACGCGCCGTCCTTGCGGAGGCGCTGGCGCCCCATCTTGCTGCGGCGGGCCAGCCGGTCGCGATCGGTCTGTACGGCTATGCCGACGGTATCGGCAGCGCCGCCCACAATGACCGGCTTTCGCGGCGGCGTGCCGAGGCCGTTGCCGAGGTGCTGACGCGCGTCCACGGCATGTCCGATCGCGCGATGCATATCGAGGCCTTCGGCCGCCGCTTCGCGAAGCCGGAGATCAGCTCCGAGGACGATCGCGTCGTCGTCGTTACCTTCACGAATGGATAG
- a CDS encoding DNA topoisomerase IB: MIDQQNFASPRGGPADPEVALAKALGQWPPKPPRRKLTLKDLAHAKTANAQANAKTSVEDLATRLGLKLGAQTELTIRRIKRGKSYTFIRANGTTIRHVGTIRRLHAMAVPPAYREVRYAVDPSSHLQAVGRDAAGRLQYRYHADWEKVREHSKAHRLAKLVGALPRIRRAVSKHLAGEEPTREFALSAVIELIARTAIRPGNESYARLNGTRGATTLLKSNVTLEDDSLVLTFKAKGGKAVRKECGAAKLVRAVGILRSVPGRRMFQYRDAQGVVRAVSTTQVNAFLREIAGIKISLKDFRTLMASAVALETLSRITPAPSARGRKKQVLDAVRAAADELANTPAICRRSYVHDTIVTAFEDGILERFAATMKGQRSQTRREQLLAQVVMAAAA; the protein is encoded by the coding sequence ATGATAGACCAGCAGAATTTCGCAAGCCCGCGGGGCGGCCCGGCCGACCCCGAGGTGGCGCTCGCGAAGGCGCTGGGCCAGTGGCCGCCCAAGCCGCCGCGCCGCAAGCTCACTTTGAAAGATCTCGCCCACGCCAAGACCGCCAATGCGCAAGCCAATGCCAAGACCTCGGTCGAGGATCTGGCGACGCGGCTCGGGCTCAAGCTCGGTGCCCAGACCGAGCTGACCATCCGCCGCATCAAGCGCGGCAAGAGTTACACCTTCATCCGCGCCAACGGCACCACGATCCGCCATGTCGGCACCATCCGCCGCCTGCACGCGATGGCGGTGCCGCCGGCCTATCGCGAGGTGCGCTACGCTGTCGACCCGAGCTCGCATCTGCAGGCGGTCGGGCGCGACGCCGCCGGTCGGCTGCAATACCGCTACCATGCCGATTGGGAGAAGGTGCGCGAGCACAGCAAGGCGCATCGCCTCGCCAAGCTGGTCGGCGCGCTGCCGCGTATCCGCCGCGCCGTCTCCAAGCATCTCGCCGGCGAGGAGCCGACGCGCGAGTTCGCACTGTCCGCCGTCATCGAGTTGATCGCGCGCACCGCGATCCGTCCCGGCAACGAATCCTATGCCCGGCTGAACGGCACCCGCGGCGCCACCACGCTGCTGAAGTCGAACGTGACGCTTGAAGACGATTCGCTGGTTCTGACCTTCAAGGCCAAGGGCGGCAAGGCCGTGCGCAAGGAATGTGGCGCCGCCAAGCTGGTGCGTGCCGTCGGCATCCTGCGCAGCGTTCCGGGCCGGCGCATGTTCCAGTACCGCGACGCGCAGGGCGTGGTGCGCGCGGTCTCGACCACGCAGGTGAACGCCTTCCTGCGCGAGATCGCCGGCATCAAGATCTCGCTGAAGGACTTCCGCACTTTGATGGCCTCCGCCGTGGCGCTGGAAACGCTGTCGCGGATCACGCCGGCGCCGAGCGCGCGCGGCCGCAAGAAGCAGGTGCTGGACGCGGTGCGCGCCGCGGCCGACGAGCTCGCCAACACGCCGGCGATCTGCCGCCGGAGCTACGTGCACGACACCATCGTCACCGCGTTCGAGGATGGCATTCTCGAACGCTTCGCTGCGACCATGAAGGGCCAGCGTTCGCAAACGCGGCGCGAGCAGCTCCTGGCCCAGGTCGTGATGGCCGCTGCGGCGTAA
- a CDS encoding YbfB/YjiJ family MFS transporter — MPQIAEPAPLHPARLNLTLSLGPIVGLGIGRFAYALVLPDMRESLHWSYSAAGFMNTVNAAGYLLGALLASHLIRRIGGPATVRGGTLAALASLAVCATTDAFVGLSLARLVAGIGAGVAFVAGGALAARVAQSRPAQASFILSLFYAGPPLGIVASGLVAPFVLQAFGPGSWWIVWLALTALGAVLIIPLLLTPIPAMAAPTSGRADHVSLRPMTIFLFGYFLYGAGYIAYLTFMIAYVRDLGGGAAAQSAFWCLIGLAGFTTPWVWRRVLALDRGGVPAAIILTVNAVGATLPVLSHTPVMLAISAAVFGIAFSTVTTATTAFVRFNLPQSAWPRAIAALTIVFGIGQTLGPFVVGAITDAFGSLGYALNVSAALLLLAAVMAAMQGKLAKPAS; from the coding sequence TTGCCTCAAATTGCCGAACCGGCACCGCTGCATCCGGCGCGGCTCAATCTCACGCTGTCGCTCGGCCCCATCGTCGGTCTCGGCATCGGCCGCTTCGCCTACGCGCTGGTGCTGCCGGACATGCGCGAGTCGCTGCACTGGTCGTATTCGGCCGCCGGCTTCATGAACACGGTCAATGCCGCCGGCTATCTGCTCGGCGCCCTCCTGGCGTCGCACCTGATCCGGCGCATCGGCGGGCCGGCCACGGTGCGCGGCGGAACGCTCGCTGCCCTCGCCTCGCTGGCCGTGTGCGCGACGACGGACGCCTTCGTCGGTCTCAGCCTGGCGCGGCTCGTCGCCGGCATTGGCGCCGGCGTCGCCTTCGTGGCCGGCGGCGCGCTGGCAGCGCGCGTCGCGCAGTCGCGACCGGCGCAGGCGAGCTTCATCCTGAGCCTGTTCTATGCCGGGCCGCCGCTCGGCATCGTCGCCTCCGGGCTGGTGGCGCCGTTCGTGCTGCAGGCATTCGGTCCCGGCTCGTGGTGGATCGTGTGGCTGGCGCTGACGGCGCTCGGCGCGGTGCTGATCATTCCGCTGCTGCTGACGCCAATCCCGGCGATGGCGGCGCCGACCTCGGGCCGAGCCGACCACGTCTCGCTACGGCCGATGACGATCTTTCTGTTCGGATACTTCCTCTATGGCGCGGGCTACATCGCCTATCTCACCTTCATGATCGCCTATGTCCGCGATCTCGGCGGCGGCGCAGCAGCGCAATCCGCGTTCTGGTGCCTGATCGGGCTCGCCGGCTTCACCACGCCCTGGGTATGGCGCCGCGTGCTCGCGCTGGATCGAGGCGGGGTGCCTGCCGCGATCATTCTGACGGTCAACGCCGTCGGCGCCACGCTTCCGGTGCTCAGTCATACCCCGGTCATGCTTGCCATATCGGCGGCCGTGTTCGGCATTGCTTTCTCCACCGTCACCACGGCGACCACGGCCTTCGTGCGCTTCAATCTGCCGCAAAGTGCGTGGCCGCGCGCGATCGCGGCGCTGACCATCGTGTTCGGCATCGGCCAGACGCTTGGGCCGTTCGTGGTCGGCGCCATCACCGACGCGTTCGGCAGCCTCGGCTACGCACTGAACGTCTCGGCGGCGCTGCTGCTGCTGGCAGCGGTGATGGCCGCGATGCAGGGCAAGCTGGCCAAGCCGGCGAGCTGA
- a CDS encoding molybdopterin-dependent oxidoreductase — MAKRSFLIPGVDKRLLIKDSIKAMPDLTRRRFISGGASLGALTLLAGCDVIDSDSAEGLLKKVSKFNDAVQSWMFNPDALAPTFPDSAITKPFPFNAYYTLDEAPEIDAADWKLEVRGLVDNKKSWTLDELHALPQVTQVTRHICVEGWSAIGSWTGTPLRDFLKLIGADTRAKYVWFNCADKDGYNSPLDMRTALHPQTQMTFKFADQILPRAYGYPMKIRVPTKLGFKNPKYVVAMEVTNDYKGGYWEDQGYNSFSGS; from the coding sequence ATGGCCAAACGTTCGTTTCTCATTCCCGGCGTCGACAAACGGCTGCTGATCAAGGATTCCATCAAGGCGATGCCGGATCTGACCCGGCGCCGCTTCATCAGCGGCGGCGCCAGCCTTGGCGCGCTGACCCTGCTTGCCGGCTGTGACGTGATCGACAGTGATTCGGCCGAGGGACTGCTCAAGAAAGTCTCCAAGTTCAACGACGCCGTGCAGTCCTGGATGTTCAATCCGGACGCGCTGGCGCCGACCTTCCCCGACAGCGCGATCACCAAGCCGTTCCCGTTCAACGCCTACTACACGCTCGACGAGGCGCCGGAGATCGATGCCGCCGACTGGAAGCTCGAGGTGCGCGGCCTCGTCGACAACAAGAAGTCGTGGACCCTCGACGAGCTGCATGCGCTGCCGCAGGTCACGCAGGTGACGCGCCACATCTGCGTCGAGGGCTGGAGCGCGATCGGCTCCTGGACCGGCACGCCGCTGCGCGACTTCCTGAAGCTGATCGGCGCTGACACCCGTGCCAAATATGTCTGGTTCAACTGCGCCGACAAGGACGGCTACAATTCGCCCCTGGACATGCGCACCGCGCTGCATCCGCAGACCCAGATGACGTTCAAGTTCGCCGACCAGATCCTGCCGCGCGCCTATGGCTACCCGATGAAGATCCGCGTGCCCACCAAGCTCGGCTTCAAGAACCCGAAATACGTGGTCGCGATGGAGGTCACCAACGACTACAAGGGCGGCTACTGGGAGGACCAGGGCTACAATTCGTTCAGCGGGAGCTGA
- a CDS encoding cytochrome b/b6 domain-containing protein, protein MSSLAATESQISVPTRATVIQPAWVRVMHWINAAAMILMIMSGWQIYNASPLFDFRFDHSITLGGWLGGALLWHFAAMWLLMLNGLAYLVTGLVTGRFRRKLLPISPASVVADIRAALTFKLSHGDLTVYNAVQKLLYLGIIAVGIVIVLTGLSMWKPVQLHWLVSLFGDYPAARYVHFVCMALICAFLVIHVALALLVPKSLRAMVIGR, encoded by the coding sequence ATGTCCAGCCTCGCAGCCACCGAGAGCCAGATCAGCGTCCCCACCCGTGCCACGGTGATCCAGCCGGCCTGGGTGCGCGTCATGCATTGGATCAACGCGGCCGCGATGATCCTGATGATCATGTCGGGCTGGCAGATCTACAACGCCTCGCCGCTGTTCGACTTCCGCTTCGACCACAGCATCACGCTCGGCGGCTGGCTCGGTGGCGCGCTGCTGTGGCACTTCGCCGCGATGTGGCTGCTGATGCTGAACGGCCTGGCCTATCTGGTCACCGGCCTCGTCACCGGCCGCTTCCGGCGCAAGCTGCTGCCGATCTCGCCGGCGTCCGTCGTGGCCGATATCAGGGCCGCGCTGACGTTCAAGCTCTCGCATGGCGATCTCACCGTCTACAATGCGGTGCAGAAGCTGCTCTATCTCGGCATCATCGCGGTCGGCATCGTCATCGTGCTCACGGGCCTTTCGATGTGGAAACCCGTCCAGCTGCATTGGCTGGTGAGCCTGTTCGGCGACTATCCGGCTGCGCGCTACGTCCATTTCGTCTGCATGGCGCTGATCTGCGCCTTCCTGGTCATCCACGTCGCGCTCGCCCTGCTGGTGCCGAAGAGCCTTCGCGCGATGGTCATCGGACGCTGA